From the genome of Sphingobacterium kitahiroshimense, one region includes:
- a CDS encoding SusC/RagA family TonB-linked outer membrane protein, which translates to MWHSDKIKVAMSTKQWIIPLVALATSYSQVHAATALSFANTDISALHVQKTISGTIKDAGTGQGISGVTISVKGTNIATQSDATGRYTIAANAGQSLIVSFIGYETQEVMVGDKTSLDLRLTASSTQMEEVVVTALGIMREKKSLGYSTTSVKGDDFTAARDPNLGNALSGKVAGVSVAGNSTGLGGSSRVVIRGAASMTGNNMPLYVVDGIPLTNSNQGSAGQYGGMDMGDGLNSINADDIENIQVLKGAAASALYGYRGGNGVIMITTKSGKGSQGIGVDLNNNMTVNTIYDFRDFQDTYGQGRQGIKPAAIGAANDTYNQSWGAKMDGSQAVNKFGNNYAYSPIDNWKNFYRTGLSNQTSVAVSGSDEKSTFRLGLNNMYEGSILPNAKSNQRGANLNTTYKITPKVQLGINANYMFEFVNNRANLSDGNGNTNASLLYLANTYDVRWLEAEVDEFGKELQPGNNVYFNNPYFLQNRKSNKSTKKRLTGGFNLRYDITDWLYAQGAVTRDGFNLAFKQVQPKGASADPNGYINEYNNEFEETNFNYLIGAKKKLGDFSISATVGGNHQKTRSETWGTDGGIRPFILDGFYSTGNVAAGTRTFKKLYDEYLVKSFYGTADFAYKDFLFLNLSARNDWFSTLDPENNGYLYPSASLSYVFTDHLKLPEWINMGKLRLSRAASSNGTSAYRTALAYQMQSFEIQGQPIGTIKNSTVPNANLKPVRIAEWEAGANLEFWGNRMGLDLAVYQKTTTDDLVQVTTSTGSGYSSAMQNIGELRNKGIEVLLYGDVIRATDFKWKSSINFAFNDSEVLSLGAQNNLIFEGGLSRSGNASVQNVVGLAYGQIVGYKYKTDVSGNRIFDDKGLPVRSDAVEVLGSGVHRFTGGFRNDFTYKNFSLGMLLDVKLGGKIFSGTNLNLYGSGLHKATLEGREGKIVGKGVNLSGTANTTAVDAETYWKYVVDQSFTEEFVYDAGFVKLREISFGYRLPSSFLSKTPFRSASLSLVGRNLWTIHKNTPNIDPESAYNTSNAQGLELNGYPMTRNVGFNLNLKF; encoded by the coding sequence ATGTGGCATTCTGACAAAATCAAAGTAGCGATGTCGACCAAGCAGTGGATAATACCGCTTGTCGCTCTCGCAACAAGTTATTCACAGGTTCATGCAGCAACTGCTTTATCCTTTGCCAACACGGATATTAGTGCATTGCATGTTCAAAAAACAATAAGCGGTACGATAAAGGACGCTGGTACTGGACAAGGAATTTCAGGAGTGACCATCAGTGTGAAAGGAACTAACATTGCTACTCAATCTGACGCAACTGGCCGATATACAATTGCGGCAAACGCAGGACAGTCGCTTATTGTCAGTTTTATCGGTTATGAAACTCAAGAGGTCATGGTTGGAGATAAAACTTCACTTGATTTACGATTAACAGCTTCAAGTACGCAGATGGAGGAAGTTGTCGTTACAGCATTAGGTATCATGCGTGAAAAGAAATCATTGGGTTATTCAACCACTTCTGTAAAAGGAGATGATTTCACTGCTGCTCGTGACCCCAATTTAGGTAATGCATTAAGTGGTAAAGTGGCCGGTGTAAGTGTTGCAGGTAATTCAACAGGATTGGGAGGAAGTAGCCGTGTGGTTATTCGTGGTGCTGCTTCAATGACAGGTAACAATATGCCATTATACGTTGTCGATGGTATTCCTTTAACCAATAGTAATCAAGGTTCTGCTGGACAGTATGGAGGAATGGATATGGGTGATGGTTTGAATAGCATCAATGCCGATGATATTGAAAATATTCAGGTATTAAAAGGAGCAGCGGCTTCAGCACTTTACGGATACAGAGGTGGAAATGGTGTAATTATGATCACGACCAAATCTGGGAAGGGAAGTCAAGGTATTGGTGTCGATTTGAATAATAATATGACCGTTAATACAATATATGATTTTCGTGATTTTCAAGATACCTATGGGCAGGGAAGACAGGGGATTAAACCTGCTGCTATCGGTGCGGCAAATGATACCTATAACCAAAGTTGGGGAGCGAAAATGGACGGAAGTCAAGCCGTCAACAAATTTGGAAATAATTATGCCTATTCACCTATCGATAATTGGAAAAACTTCTACCGTACAGGTTTAAGCAACCAAACGTCTGTAGCGGTTAGCGGAAGTGACGAAAAATCAACTTTTCGTCTTGGTCTAAATAATATGTACGAAGGTTCTATTCTTCCCAATGCTAAATCAAACCAAAGAGGAGCCAATTTAAATACCACTTACAAAATTACGCCAAAGGTACAATTGGGTATTAATGCCAATTATATGTTCGAATTTGTCAATAATCGCGCAAATCTTTCGGATGGAAATGGTAACACAAATGCCAGTCTTCTTTACTTAGCAAATACTTATGATGTTCGTTGGCTAGAGGCGGAGGTAGATGAATTTGGAAAGGAACTGCAACCCGGAAACAACGTTTATTTTAATAACCCTTATTTTTTGCAAAACCGTAAGTCTAATAAGTCAACTAAGAAAAGACTCACAGGTGGATTCAATTTGCGTTATGATATTACCGATTGGTTGTATGCGCAGGGAGCTGTTACAAGAGACGGTTTCAATCTCGCTTTCAAACAGGTTCAACCTAAAGGTGCTTCTGCCGACCCTAATGGATATATCAATGAATATAATAACGAGTTTGAAGAAACAAATTTTAACTACCTGATCGGGGCCAAGAAAAAGTTAGGTGATTTTTCTATCTCGGCAACTGTCGGTGGGAATCACCAAAAAACGCGTAGCGAAACCTGGGGAACCGACGGCGGAATTCGTCCTTTCATTTTAGATGGTTTTTATTCGACAGGGAATGTGGCAGCGGGCACACGTACTTTTAAGAAGCTATATGATGAATATCTAGTAAAATCTTTTTATGGTACTGCTGATTTTGCCTATAAAGATTTCCTGTTTTTAAACTTATCGGCTCGTAACGATTGGTTTTCAACACTTGATCCAGAAAATAATGGTTACCTGTATCCATCAGCTAGTTTAAGTTACGTCTTTACCGACCACCTTAAGTTACCAGAATGGATCAATATGGGTAAATTGAGGTTGTCTCGAGCTGCATCGTCCAATGGAACTAGCGCTTATCGAACGGCATTGGCATACCAAATGCAATCATTTGAGATTCAGGGTCAACCAATCGGAACGATTAAAAATTCGACAGTTCCAAATGCCAATTTGAAACCTGTGCGAATCGCGGAATGGGAAGCTGGAGCAAATCTTGAATTTTGGGGTAATAGAATGGGGTTAGATTTGGCTGTTTATCAAAAAACAACAACTGATGATCTTGTTCAGGTGACCACAAGTACGGGATCGGGTTATTCATCTGCAATGCAAAATATAGGTGAGCTCCGTAACAAAGGTATTGAAGTTTTATTGTACGGTGATGTAATACGCGCTACAGATTTTAAATGGAAGAGTTCCATTAACTTTGCTTTCAATGATAGTGAAGTCTTGAGTCTTGGGGCTCAAAATAATTTAATTTTTGAGGGAGGTCTTTCAAGATCGGGAAATGCTTCTGTACAGAATGTTGTTGGCTTAGCTTATGGACAGATCGTTGGATACAAATATAAAACTGATGTTTCTGGAAATCGTATTTTTGATGATAAAGGTCTTCCTGTTCGCTCTGATGCTGTAGAAGTACTTGGCAGCGGTGTGCATAGATTTACTGGCGGCTTTAGAAATGACTTTACCTATAAGAATTTTAGTTTAGGTATGTTGTTGGATGTCAAGTTAGGTGGAAAGATCTTTTCAGGTACCAACCTAAATTTATACGGATCGGGCTTACATAAGGCTACTTTGGAAGGTAGAGAAGGTAAAATCGTTGGAAAAGGAGTAAATCTTTCTGGTACAGCGAATACCACTGCTGTTGATGCAGAAACGTACTGGAAATATGTCGTCGATCAATCGTTTACCGAGGAGTTTGTGTATGATGCTGGTTTTGTTAAATTAAGAGAGATCTCTTTTGGATACAGGTTACCAAGTTCATTCTTATCGAAAACACCTTTTAGAAGTGCTTCTCTATCTTTAGTAGGACGTAATTTATGGACGATCCATAAAAATACGCCTAATATAGATCCAGAATCTGCTTATAACACGAGCAATGCCCAAGGGCTTGAATTGAACGGTTATCCAATGACACGTAATGTTGGTTTTAACCTTAATCTAAAATTCTAA